The Primulina tabacum isolate GXHZ01 chromosome 16, ASM2559414v2, whole genome shotgun sequence genome window below encodes:
- the LOC142529144 gene encoding growth-regulating factor 1-like isoform X3: MMNTARSSTFPFTAVQWQELEHQALVFKYMVSGLPIPPDLLFAIRRSLDPSVNASKFLLQQPQRFGWNGFEMGFGRKMDPEPGRCRRTDGKKWRCSKEAYPDSKYCERHMHRGRNRSRKPVEVNPINATSISKNTHSFSSSDLESHFLYPHLGSTRPAGVPFPSSQDNTANFFMESSASSNPPPKDCRNSYGQGIFLTMGSSVSRMKHTEYSCDVSLNIDQPKKMMHRFLDEHPHKKDTDHSWPNNPEEKRATQESTQLSISPAPNSLHNFFMTHK, from the exons ATGATGAATACTGCAAGAAGTAGTACATTCCCTTTTACCGCAGTTCAATGGCAAGAACTTGAACACCAAGCTCTTGTTTTCAAGTACATGGTTTCAGGCTTGCCCATCCCACCAGATCTCCTCTTCGCCATTAGAAGAAGTTTAGATCCTTCTGTTAATGCCTCAAAGTTCCTCCTCCAGCAGCCACAACGTT TTGGATGGAATGGTTTTGAAATGGGGTTTGGAAGAAAAATGGATCCAGAACCAGGGAGGTGTAGAAGAACGGATGGGAAGAAGTGGAGGTGCTCTAAAGAGGCCTATCCTGATTCCAAGTACTGTGAAAGACACATGCACAGAGGAAGAAACCGTTCAAGAAAGCCTGTGGAAGTTAATCCAATAAACGCAACATCAATCTCCAAAAACACACACTCTTTTTCTTCATCTGATCTTGAATCCCACTTTCTTTATCCGCACTTGGGCTCCACTAGACCTGCAGGGGTTCCCTTTCCATCATCTCAAGACAACACAGCAAATTTTTTCATGGAATCCAGTGCTTCTTCTAATCCACCTCCCAAAGATTGCAG GAACAGTTACGGACAAGGAATATTTCTTACAATGGGTTCATCAGTGTCCCGAATGAAACACACAGAATATTCTTGTGATGTGTCTTTGAACATTGATCAGCCCAAGAAAATGATGCATCGTTTTCTTGATGAACATCCACACAAAAAAGACACTGATCATTCTTGGCCGAATAATCCCGAGGAAAAAAGGGCAACCCAAGAGAGTACTCAGCTCTCTATTTCCCCAGCACCAAACTCTTTGCACAACTTCTTTATGACACACAAATG a
- the LOC142529144 gene encoding growth-regulating factor 1-like isoform X1 yields MMNTARSSTFPFTAVQWQELEHQALVFKYMVSGLPIPPDLLFAIRRSLDPSVNASKFLLQQPQRFGWNGFEMGFGRKMDPEPGRCRRTDGKKWRCSKEAYPDSKYCERHMHRGRNRSRKPVEVNPINATSISKNTHSFSSSDLESHFLYPHLGSTRPAGVPFPSSQDNTANFFMESSASSNPPPKDCRNSYGQGIFLTMGSSVSRMKHTEYSCDVSLNIDQPKKMMHRFLDEHPHKKDTDHSWPNNPEEKRATQESTQLSISPAPNSLHNFFMTHKWYKLTILHA; encoded by the exons ATGATGAATACTGCAAGAAGTAGTACATTCCCTTTTACCGCAGTTCAATGGCAAGAACTTGAACACCAAGCTCTTGTTTTCAAGTACATGGTTTCAGGCTTGCCCATCCCACCAGATCTCCTCTTCGCCATTAGAAGAAGTTTAGATCCTTCTGTTAATGCCTCAAAGTTCCTCCTCCAGCAGCCACAACGTT TTGGATGGAATGGTTTTGAAATGGGGTTTGGAAGAAAAATGGATCCAGAACCAGGGAGGTGTAGAAGAACGGATGGGAAGAAGTGGAGGTGCTCTAAAGAGGCCTATCCTGATTCCAAGTACTGTGAAAGACACATGCACAGAGGAAGAAACCGTTCAAGAAAGCCTGTGGAAGTTAATCCAATAAACGCAACATCAATCTCCAAAAACACACACTCTTTTTCTTCATCTGATCTTGAATCCCACTTTCTTTATCCGCACTTGGGCTCCACTAGACCTGCAGGGGTTCCCTTTCCATCATCTCAAGACAACACAGCAAATTTTTTCATGGAATCCAGTGCTTCTTCTAATCCACCTCCCAAAGATTGCAG GAACAGTTACGGACAAGGAATATTTCTTACAATGGGTTCATCAGTGTCCCGAATGAAACACACAGAATATTCTTGTGATGTGTCTTTGAACATTGATCAGCCCAAGAAAATGATGCATCGTTTTCTTGATGAACATCCACACAAAAAAGACACTGATCATTCTTGGCCGAATAATCCCGAGGAAAAAAGGGCAACCCAAGAGAGTACTCAGCTCTCTATTTCCCCAGCACCAAACTCTTTGCACAACTTCTTTATGACACACAAATGGTATAAACTAACAATTCTTCATGCATAA
- the LOC142529144 gene encoding growth-regulating factor 4-like isoform X2, with translation MMNTARSSTFPFTAVQWQELEHQALVFKYMVSGLPIPPDLLFAIRRSLDPSVNASKFLLQQPQLGWNGFEMGFGRKMDPEPGRCRRTDGKKWRCSKEAYPDSKYCERHMHRGRNRSRKPVEVNPINATSISKNTHSFSSSDLESHFLYPHLGSTRPAGVPFPSSQDNTANFFMESSASSNPPPKDCRNSYGQGIFLTMGSSVSRMKHTEYSCDVSLNIDQPKKMMHRFLDEHPHKKDTDHSWPNNPEEKRATQESTQLSISPAPNSLHNFFMTHKWYKLTILHA, from the exons ATGATGAATACTGCAAGAAGTAGTACATTCCCTTTTACCGCAGTTCAATGGCAAGAACTTGAACACCAAGCTCTTGTTTTCAAGTACATGGTTTCAGGCTTGCCCATCCCACCAGATCTCCTCTTCGCCATTAGAAGAAGTTTAGATCCTTCTGTTAATGCCTCAAAGTTCCTCCTCCAGCAGCCACAAC TTGGATGGAATGGTTTTGAAATGGGGTTTGGAAGAAAAATGGATCCAGAACCAGGGAGGTGTAGAAGAACGGATGGGAAGAAGTGGAGGTGCTCTAAAGAGGCCTATCCTGATTCCAAGTACTGTGAAAGACACATGCACAGAGGAAGAAACCGTTCAAGAAAGCCTGTGGAAGTTAATCCAATAAACGCAACATCAATCTCCAAAAACACACACTCTTTTTCTTCATCTGATCTTGAATCCCACTTTCTTTATCCGCACTTGGGCTCCACTAGACCTGCAGGGGTTCCCTTTCCATCATCTCAAGACAACACAGCAAATTTTTTCATGGAATCCAGTGCTTCTTCTAATCCACCTCCCAAAGATTGCAG GAACAGTTACGGACAAGGAATATTTCTTACAATGGGTTCATCAGTGTCCCGAATGAAACACACAGAATATTCTTGTGATGTGTCTTTGAACATTGATCAGCCCAAGAAAATGATGCATCGTTTTCTTGATGAACATCCACACAAAAAAGACACTGATCATTCTTGGCCGAATAATCCCGAGGAAAAAAGGGCAACCCAAGAGAGTACTCAGCTCTCTATTTCCCCAGCACCAAACTCTTTGCACAACTTCTTTATGACACACAAATGGTATAAACTAACAATTCTTCATGCATAA
- the LOC142529983 gene encoding MOB kinase activator-like 1A, translated as MSLFGIGSRNQKTFRPKKSSPSGSKGLQLKKHIDATLGSGNLREAVRLPLGEDLNEWLAVNTVDFFNQVNILYGTLTEFCTSLTCPTMSAGQKYEYRWADGITVKKPMEVSAPKYVEYLMGWIEAQLDDESIFPQKLGTPFPQNFLDVVKTILKRLFRVYAHIYHSHFQMIVNLKEEAHLNTCFKHFVLFTWEFKLIDRGELAPLQEIVESILQC; from the exons ATGAGTCTTTTTGGGATTGGAAGCAG AAATCAGAAAACATTTCGTCCCAAGAAGAGTTCTCCTTCTGGAAGTAAG GGCTTGCAACTTAAGAAGCACATTGATGCCACTTTGGGCAGCGGCAATTTGAGGGAGGCTGTGAGACTTCCACTCGGCGAGGATCTTAACGAGTGGTTGGCAGTAAATA CTGTGGACTTTTTTAATCAAGTAAATATCCTGTATGGCACTCTCACAGAGTTCTGCACATCGTTAACGTGTCCAACAATGTCGGCCGGACAAAA GTACGAGTACAGATGGGCAGATGGGATCACCGTGAAGAAACCTATGGAGGTTTCTGCTCCAAAATATGTCGAGTATTTAATGGGATGGATCGAAGCTCAGCTTGATGATGAGTCCATTTTTCCTCAGAAATTAG GCACACCTTTTCCACAAAACTTCTTAGATGTCGTAAAAACTATACTAAAGAGGTTGTTCCGTGTGTATGCACACATATATCACTCCCACTTCCAGATGATAGTGAATCTCAAAGAAGAAGCACATCTCAATACTTGCTTCAAGCACTTTGTTCTCTTTACGTGG GAATTCAAACTAATCGACAGGGGAGAGCTCGCGCCACTGCAAGAGATCGTTGAGTCTATCTTGCAGTGTTAG
- the LOC142529982 gene encoding GCN5-related N-acetyltransferase 6, chloroplastic isoform X2 — translation MSAAVALQSPDFSRNSSHGIRVHHTISSSWAMVSSKSTPATKEKELSGDLRKLSTPETDKFSPLNIKLDRLQRADQGDGLEYGQFVAREAQIDEEYWAAAWLRADAHWENQENDRYAESYKKQFAEQEFNSLKTRCKAQLEEKCNCIVMANKEDRTVKHNVLKSVVGTVDLSYGYLSHGQSFPGERIKAPLFGFVDRKPSSKYGYISNLCVAKSARRKGIARNMLQFAISLAKEHGVKQVFVHVHGNNKPAQVLYQKMEFEVVDAATFQLSSHQTYLLCFENS, via the exons ATGTCTGCAGCCGTTGCTCTGCAAAGCCCagatttttcaagaaattcGAGCCATGGGATACGAGTTCATCATACGATTTCATCGTCTTGGGCAAT GGTGAGCTCAAAGTCTACCCCGGCAACCAAGGAAAAAGAATTATCAGGAGACCTTCGTAAACTATCCACTCCTGAAACTGATAAATTCAGTCCTTTAAACATCAAACTCGACAGATTGCAGCGAGCAGATCAAGGAGACGGACTCGAGTATGGGCAGTTCGTGGCACGCGAAGCTCAAATTGATGAAGAATATTGG GCAGCAGCATGGCTAAGGGCTGATGCTCATTGGGAGAACCAAGAAAATGACCG ATATGCTGAAAGTTACAAAAAACAATTTGCAGAACAG GAGTTCAATTCGTTGAAAACCAGATGCAAAGCACAACTTGAAGAGAAATGCAATTGCATCGTGATG GCGAACAAGGAGGATCGAACCGTGAAGCATAATGTACTGAAAAGTGTTGTTGGAACCGTGGATTTGAGCTATGGATATTTGTCGCACGGGCAGTCCTTTCCAGGG GAACGTATTAAAGCTCCTCTTTTTGGCTTTGTCGACAGAAAACCATCCAGTAAATATGGTTATATCTCAAACTTATGTGTTGCAAAGTCAGCACGTCGTAAGGGTATTGCAAGAAACATGCTGCAATTTGCCATTTCCCTTGCAAAAGAGCATG GTGTAAAGCAGGTGTTTGTGCATGTTCATGGAAATAATAAACCAGCTCAGGTTCTTTATCAAAAGATGGAATTTGAG GTAGTTGATGCAGCAACCTTTCAACTTTCTTCTCATCAAACCTACTTGCTTTGCTTTGAAAACTCTTAA
- the LOC142529982 gene encoding GCN5-related N-acetyltransferase 6, chloroplastic isoform X1 has translation MSAAVALQSPDFSRNSSHGIRVHHTISSSWAMVSSKSTPATKEKELSGDLRKLSTPETDKFSPLNIKLDRLQRADQGDGLEYGQFVAREAQIDEEYWAAAWLRADAHWENQENDRYAESYKKQFAEQEFNSLKTRCKAQLEEKCNCIVMANKEDRTVKHNVLKSVVGTVDLSYGYLSHGQSFPGERIKAPLFGFVDRKPSSKYGYISNLCVAKSARRKGIARNMLQFAISLAKEHGKHKEPESLYGVKQVFVHVHGNNKPAQVLYQKMEFEVVDAATFQLSSHQTYLLCFENS, from the exons ATGTCTGCAGCCGTTGCTCTGCAAAGCCCagatttttcaagaaattcGAGCCATGGGATACGAGTTCATCATACGATTTCATCGTCTTGGGCAAT GGTGAGCTCAAAGTCTACCCCGGCAACCAAGGAAAAAGAATTATCAGGAGACCTTCGTAAACTATCCACTCCTGAAACTGATAAATTCAGTCCTTTAAACATCAAACTCGACAGATTGCAGCGAGCAGATCAAGGAGACGGACTCGAGTATGGGCAGTTCGTGGCACGCGAAGCTCAAATTGATGAAGAATATTGG GCAGCAGCATGGCTAAGGGCTGATGCTCATTGGGAGAACCAAGAAAATGACCG ATATGCTGAAAGTTACAAAAAACAATTTGCAGAACAG GAGTTCAATTCGTTGAAAACCAGATGCAAAGCACAACTTGAAGAGAAATGCAATTGCATCGTGATG GCGAACAAGGAGGATCGAACCGTGAAGCATAATGTACTGAAAAGTGTTGTTGGAACCGTGGATTTGAGCTATGGATATTTGTCGCACGGGCAGTCCTTTCCAGGG GAACGTATTAAAGCTCCTCTTTTTGGCTTTGTCGACAGAAAACCATCCAGTAAATATGGTTATATCTCAAACTTATGTGTTGCAAAGTCAGCACGTCGTAAGGGTATTGCAAGAAACATGCTGCAATTTGCCATTTCCCTTGCAAAAGAGCATGGTAAGCACAAGGAACCTGAATCGCTTTATG GTGTAAAGCAGGTGTTTGTGCATGTTCATGGAAATAATAAACCAGCTCAGGTTCTTTATCAAAAGATGGAATTTGAG GTAGTTGATGCAGCAACCTTTCAACTTTCTTCTCATCAAACCTACTTGCTTTGCTTTGAAAACTCTTAA
- the LOC142529982 gene encoding GCN5-related N-acetyltransferase 6, chloroplastic isoform X3 codes for MSAAVALQSPDFSRNSSHGIRVHHTISSSWAMVSSKSTPATKEKELSGDLRKLSTPETDKFSPLNIKLDRLQRADQGDGLEYGQFVAREAQIDEEYWAAAWLRADAHWENQENDRYAESYKKQFAEQEFNSLKTRCKAQLEEKCNCIVMANKEDRTVKHNVLKSVVGTVDLSYGYLSHGQSFPGVLLYSNTENHPVNMVISQTYVLQSQHVVRVLQETCCNLPFPLQKSMVSTRNLNRFMVKYT; via the exons ATGTCTGCAGCCGTTGCTCTGCAAAGCCCagatttttcaagaaattcGAGCCATGGGATACGAGTTCATCATACGATTTCATCGTCTTGGGCAAT GGTGAGCTCAAAGTCTACCCCGGCAACCAAGGAAAAAGAATTATCAGGAGACCTTCGTAAACTATCCACTCCTGAAACTGATAAATTCAGTCCTTTAAACATCAAACTCGACAGATTGCAGCGAGCAGATCAAGGAGACGGACTCGAGTATGGGCAGTTCGTGGCACGCGAAGCTCAAATTGATGAAGAATATTGG GCAGCAGCATGGCTAAGGGCTGATGCTCATTGGGAGAACCAAGAAAATGACCG ATATGCTGAAAGTTACAAAAAACAATTTGCAGAACAG GAGTTCAATTCGTTGAAAACCAGATGCAAAGCACAACTTGAAGAGAAATGCAATTGCATCGTGATG GCGAACAAGGAGGATCGAACCGTGAAGCATAATGTACTGAAAAGTGTTGTTGGAACCGTGGATTTGAGCTATGGATATTTGTCGCACGGGCAGTCCTTTCCAGGGGTACTGCTGTACTCGAACACTG AAAACCATCCAGTAAATATGGTTATATCTCAAACTTATGTGTTGCAAAGTCAGCACGTCGTAAGGGTATTGCAAGAAACATGCTGCAATTTGCCATTTCCCTTGCAAAAGAGCATGGTAAGCACAAGGAACCTGAATCGCTTTATGGTAAAGTACACTTGA